The proteins below come from a single Salinilacihabitans rarus genomic window:
- the trpE gene encoding anthranilate synthase component I, translating into MTPELDLDREAFVDLAGSNDERPVVVRATATLDVDTTPLSAYAALTGRADAATGHSPYAFLLESAEKTASTDPDGAFRPSSADADRHARFSYVGYDPEAVVTVGPEGTTIEPLSADAPVDSMAADEDGDVVDALRAALPDARLANVPDRERQHLEGGLVGFLAYDAVYDLWLEEVGLERPDSRFPDAQFVLTTKTVTFDDREGTVSLAFTPLLEAGDDAGAVYDDLEAEAARVREALAADAAFEAGGFVRGEETAGSREDYEESVRRAKAHVLDGDIYQGVISRTREITGEVDPLAFYESLRAVNPSPYMYLLEHDDLTVVGASPETLVSVRGREVMSNPIAGTCDRGLSPVEDRRLAGEMLADGKERAEHTMLVDLARNDVRRVAEPGSVRVEEFMNVLKYSHVQHIESTVTGRLAEDADAFDATRAAFPAGTLSGAPKVRAMEIIDDLEAEPRGLYGGGVGYYSWTGDADFAIVIRTATVEGGAAHAADERAGDPRAEGELDRITVRAGAGLVADSDPAAEYEETEKKMGGVLAALERIEEAPAADAPEVSR; encoded by the coding sequence ATGACGCCCGAACTCGATCTCGACCGCGAGGCGTTCGTCGACCTCGCCGGGTCGAACGACGAGCGACCGGTCGTCGTCCGCGCGACGGCGACGCTCGACGTCGACACGACGCCGCTGTCGGCCTACGCCGCGCTGACCGGTCGCGCCGACGCCGCGACGGGGCACTCGCCGTACGCCTTCCTGCTCGAGAGCGCCGAGAAGACCGCGTCGACCGACCCCGACGGCGCCTTCCGCCCGAGTTCCGCAGACGCCGACCGCCACGCGCGGTTCTCCTACGTCGGCTACGACCCCGAGGCCGTCGTCACGGTGGGGCCGGAGGGGACGACGATCGAACCCCTCTCGGCCGACGCGCCGGTCGACTCGATGGCGGCCGACGAGGACGGCGACGTCGTCGACGCGCTGCGGGCGGCGCTGCCGGACGCTCGCCTCGCGAACGTCCCCGACCGCGAGCGCCAGCACCTGGAGGGGGGGCTCGTCGGCTTTCTCGCCTACGACGCCGTCTACGACCTCTGGCTCGAGGAGGTCGGCCTCGAACGGCCCGACTCGCGGTTCCCGGACGCGCAGTTCGTCCTGACGACGAAGACGGTCACCTTCGACGACCGCGAGGGGACCGTCTCGCTCGCGTTCACGCCGCTGCTGGAGGCCGGCGACGACGCCGGCGCGGTCTACGACGACCTCGAAGCCGAGGCCGCGCGGGTCCGGGAGGCCCTCGCCGCCGACGCCGCGTTCGAGGCGGGCGGGTTCGTCCGCGGCGAGGAGACCGCCGGCTCCCGCGAGGACTACGAGGAGAGCGTCCGCCGGGCGAAGGCGCACGTCCTCGACGGCGACATCTACCAAGGCGTGATTTCGCGCACGCGCGAGATCACCGGCGAGGTCGACCCGCTCGCGTTCTACGAGTCGCTACGGGCGGTCAACCCCTCGCCGTACATGTACCTGCTCGAGCACGACGACCTGACCGTCGTCGGCGCGAGCCCCGAGACGCTCGTCTCGGTGCGCGGGCGCGAGGTGATGTCGAACCCGATCGCGGGCACCTGCGACCGCGGGTTGAGTCCGGTCGAGGATCGCCGGCTGGCGGGCGAGATGCTCGCCGACGGGAAGGAGCGCGCCGAGCACACGATGCTGGTCGACCTCGCGCGAAACGACGTCCGCCGGGTCGCCGAACCGGGGTCGGTGCGCGTCGAGGAGTTCATGAACGTCCTCAAGTACAGCCACGTCCAGCACATCGAGTCGACGGTGACCGGTCGGCTGGCCGAGGACGCGGACGCCTTCGACGCCACCCGGGCCGCGTTCCCCGCGGGCACCCTCTCGGGGGCGCCGAAGGTCCGCGCGATGGAGATCATCGACGACCTCGAAGCCGAACCCCGCGGGCTGTACGGCGGGGGCGTCGGCTACTACTCGTGGACCGGCGACGCCGATTTCGCGATCGTGATCCGGACGGCGACGGTCGAAGGCGGCGCGGCGCACGCCGCGGACGAGCGAGCGGGGGACCCGCGGGCCGAGGGCGAACTGGACCGGATCACCGTCCGCGCGGGCGCCGGCCTCGTCGCCGACAGCGACCCGGCCGCGGAGTACGAGGAGACCGAGAAGAAGATGGGCGGCGTGCTGGCGGCGCTCGAACGGATCGAGGAGGCGCCGGCGGCCGACGCGCCGGAGGTGAGTCGGTGA
- the trpG gene encoding anthranilate synthase component II: MTARRGAPRDGESRRPRVLFVDNFDSFTYNLVEYVGEAAETEVLKNTASLADVREVDPDAIVVSPGPGHPKNDRDVGVTTAVLREVSPAVPTLGVCLGLEAAVYAYGGAVGRAPAPVHGKASAVDHDGEGVFAGLEPGFRAGRYHSLVATEVPDCFEVTATADHAGETLVMGIRHREHPIECVQFHPESVLTAAGHDLIENFLASV; encoded by the coding sequence GTGACGGCCCGACGCGGCGCGCCCCGTGACGGCGAGTCACGTCGTCCGCGCGTGTTGTTCGTCGACAACTTCGACTCGTTTACCTACAACCTCGTCGAGTACGTGGGCGAGGCCGCCGAGACCGAGGTACTCAAGAACACGGCCTCGCTCGCCGACGTCCGCGAGGTCGACCCGGACGCCATCGTGGTCAGCCCGGGGCCCGGCCACCCGAAGAACGACCGCGACGTGGGCGTGACGACGGCCGTCCTCCGCGAGGTCAGCCCGGCGGTGCCGACGCTCGGGGTCTGTCTCGGCCTCGAAGCGGCCGTCTACGCCTACGGCGGGGCGGTGGGCCGCGCGCCGGCGCCGGTCCACGGCAAGGCGTCGGCGGTCGACCACGACGGCGAGGGCGTCTTCGCCGGCCTCGAACCGGGCTTTCGCGCCGGCCGGTACCACTCGCTGGTCGCGACGGAGGTGCCGGACTGCTTCGAGGTGACGGCGACCGCCGACCACGCGGGCGAGACGCTCGTGATGGGGATCAGACACCGCGAGCACCCGATCGAGTGCGTACAGTTTCACCCGGAGAGCGTGCTGACGGCCGCGGGCCACGACCTGATCGAGAACTTCCTCGCGAGCGTCTGA
- a CDS encoding LAGLIDADG family homing endonuclease — translation MSGSDLSADEITLPIKRTEGETLEERMTANAYHNILPARYLRRGADGNLVETQEELFERVGKNIALAEVVYEADNRDVEVTVTPDQLKPNHPRRDELAAEVFGEGTTVDDDVEVELTERNVNKFAYDTVVPDLPDEIREHVEDVAETFIEGMETLSFMPNSPTLMNAGDELQQLSACFVMSPDDDLSDIHETAKEAAEVFQSGGGVGYGFWQLRPYGDAVGSTGGIASGPITFMRTYDQLCETIAQGGTRRGAQMGIMRVSHPDVIEFIHAKNKDVSLAHCLRLNDPDDYTYTTFAEALEEARDLIDEDGRVPKHLRNAVEGHLSNFNISVGVTDAFMEALGNDEEYTFTNPRTGEPHVATEETKEMYERYGLGEYVEVGEELSVPAEVVWERIVEGAHENGEPGVIYLERVNKEHSFDVEKHPDHRIKATNPCVTGDTLISTEHGLIPAEELYEQGVVTDVVVDGRLSEDTVKEASSVFKTGEKDVYKLTTEEGYELRLTADHRVMTNDGWVEASELETGDTVHVQNRKGSFGRHGTAEEGRVLGWLVGDGHFKHGEERAVLNFYDEDCELSERFAEDVNDAVRDPIGNANYDVGVCQIQRPEEYRGVDAREERVRSIRLYELAEEAGLVEDKHQVPDAVFRGSEEMARGFLQALFTADGGVQGTVEKGVSVRLSSSDRDLLVDVQQLLLNFGIASKIYDERREEGTKALPDGNGGTKEYNIRAQHDLVIAKDNLVRFREVIGFLLESKNEALDERLDAYDRGPYGERFEATVESVEYDGHEAVYDLTEPDTHSFLANGLVVHNCGEQPLEEYEACNLGHINLSTLADFDAPDWRVWSEEHADEYDSREEAVEAFLEEAIDWAEFDERIEYGTRFLENVVTMSDFPVEEIEATVRRMRKIGLGVMGLAQLYIQLGIEYGSEEGNEVARQLMTHINHGSKWTSHELAKERGSFDDWDESKYADPTEYREWFERQTGLDADEWAEGFPVRNHNTTTIAPTGTTSMVGNTTGGCEPIYNVAYYKNVTDDVQGEEMLVEFDDYFLRTLEANGIDVEAAKREAQEQMASNEFDGVEGLETVPDAIGELFVITSDLSAKEHAAVQCACQVGVDSAISKTVNAPNDSTLEDAKEVFEWVYEHGGKGVTYYRDGTRSKQVLTTRADNAEFADEDEAAAAIVEQITEVFGSVETFLENEDVRAAAGGDLGSLFDGVEPADYAEKRPRPDTLHGVSQRIDTGYGKVYITINEDPETGEPFELFANTGNSGGFTGSFTEALAKTISVALRSGVDPYEIVDKLEGIRSPKVAWDKGEQIQSIPDAFGTALRRYLDDEIDKPYPRQQTLEESADAEEAVGHEGHETDGGAATESAGARDATQDLIDAGESPECPSCGSLSLYYSEGCKTCESCGWSEC, via the coding sequence ATGAGCGGCTCAGACCTCTCCGCGGACGAGATCACGCTGCCGATCAAGCGCACCGAGGGGGAGACGCTCGAAGAGCGCATGACGGCCAACGCCTACCACAACATCCTGCCCGCCCGGTACCTGCGCAGGGGCGCCGACGGGAACCTCGTCGAGACCCAGGAGGAACTCTTCGAGCGCGTCGGCAAGAACATCGCCCTCGCGGAAGTCGTCTACGAGGCCGACAACCGCGACGTCGAGGTCACCGTCACGCCGGATCAGTTGAAGCCGAACCACCCGCGACGGGACGAACTCGCCGCGGAGGTCTTCGGCGAGGGGACGACCGTCGACGACGACGTCGAGGTCGAACTGACGGAGCGAAACGTCAACAAGTTCGCCTACGACACCGTCGTTCCCGACCTCCCCGACGAGATCCGCGAGCACGTCGAGGACGTCGCCGAGACGTTCATCGAGGGGATGGAGACGCTCTCTTTCATGCCGAACTCGCCGACGCTGATGAACGCGGGCGACGAACTCCAGCAGCTCTCGGCGTGTTTCGTCATGTCTCCGGACGACGACCTCTCCGACATCCACGAGACGGCCAAGGAGGCCGCCGAGGTCTTCCAGTCCGGCGGCGGCGTCGGCTACGGCTTCTGGCAACTGCGCCCGTACGGCGACGCGGTCGGCTCGACCGGCGGCATCGCCTCCGGGCCGATCACCTTCATGCGGACCTACGATCAGCTCTGCGAGACCATCGCCCAGGGCGGCACCCGGCGGGGCGCCCAGATGGGCATCATGCGCGTCTCACACCCCGACGTCATCGAGTTCATCCACGCGAAGAACAAGGACGTCTCGCTGGCCCACTGTCTCCGACTGAACGACCCCGACGACTACACCTACACCACGTTCGCCGAGGCCCTCGAGGAGGCTCGCGACCTGATCGACGAGGACGGCCGCGTTCCGAAGCACCTCCGCAACGCCGTCGAGGGCCACCTCTCTAACTTCAACATCTCGGTCGGCGTCACCGACGCGTTCATGGAGGCGCTGGGCAACGACGAGGAGTACACGTTCACCAACCCGCGTACGGGCGAACCGCACGTCGCCACCGAGGAGACAAAGGAGATGTACGAGCGCTACGGCCTCGGCGAGTACGTCGAGGTCGGCGAGGAACTCTCCGTGCCCGCCGAGGTCGTCTGGGAGCGCATCGTCGAGGGCGCCCACGAGAACGGCGAACCCGGCGTGATCTACCTCGAACGGGTGAACAAGGAACACTCCTTCGACGTCGAGAAACACCCCGATCACCGGATCAAGGCGACGAACCCCTGCGTCACCGGTGACACGCTCATCAGTACGGAACACGGGTTGATTCCTGCCGAGGAACTGTACGAGCAGGGCGTCGTAACTGACGTCGTCGTCGATGGTCGGCTTAGCGAAGACACCGTCAAAGAAGCGAGTAGCGTCTTCAAGACCGGTGAGAAGGACGTCTACAAACTCACGACCGAGGAAGGATACGAACTCCGGCTCACCGCCGACCACCGCGTCATGACCAACGACGGATGGGTCGAAGCTAGCGAACTTGAGACCGGTGACACGGTCCACGTCCAGAACCGGAAAGGATCGTTCGGCCGGCACGGCACTGCCGAGGAAGGACGTGTACTCGGTTGGCTCGTCGGAGACGGTCACTTCAAGCACGGTGAAGAACGCGCAGTGTTGAACTTCTACGATGAGGACTGCGAACTCTCCGAGCGCTTCGCCGAGGACGTCAACGACGCCGTTCGCGACCCGATCGGAAACGCGAACTACGACGTCGGCGTCTGTCAGATACAGCGTCCCGAAGAATACCGGGGTGTCGACGCTCGAGAGGAGCGTGTCCGATCTATTCGCCTCTACGAACTCGCCGAGGAAGCCGGGCTCGTCGAGGATAAACACCAGGTTCCCGACGCCGTCTTCCGCGGCAGCGAGGAGATGGCCCGTGGGTTCCTACAGGCGCTGTTCACAGCCGACGGCGGAGTCCAGGGAACCGTCGAAAAGGGTGTCTCGGTTCGACTCTCGAGTTCGGATCGCGATCTGTTGGTCGACGTCCAACAACTCCTGCTCAACTTTGGTATTGCGAGCAAGATTTATGACGAGCGACGCGAGGAGGGGACGAAGGCACTTCCAGACGGAAATGGCGGCACGAAAGAGTACAACATCCGTGCCCAACACGACCTCGTCATCGCGAAGGACAACCTCGTCCGATTCCGGGAGGTAATCGGATTCCTTCTCGAGTCGAAGAACGAGGCCCTCGACGAGCGACTCGACGCGTACGACCGCGGTCCATACGGTGAGCGGTTCGAAGCGACCGTCGAGTCCGTCGAGTACGACGGCCATGAAGCGGTGTACGACCTGACCGAACCGGACACCCACTCGTTCCTCGCCAACGGTCTCGTCGTCCACAACTGCGGTGAGCAGCCCCTCGAGGAGTACGAGGCCTGCAACCTCGGGCACATCAACCTCTCGACGCTCGCGGACTTCGACGCACCGGACTGGCGCGTCTGGTCCGAGGAGCACGCCGACGAGTACGACTCGCGGGAAGAAGCCGTCGAGGCGTTCCTCGAGGAGGCCATCGACTGGGCGGAGTTCGACGAGCGCATCGAGTACGGCACCCGCTTCCTCGAGAACGTCGTCACGATGTCGGACTTCCCGGTCGAGGAGATCGAGGCGACCGTCCGCCGGATGCGCAAGATCGGGCTCGGCGTCATGGGGCTGGCCCAGCTGTACATCCAGCTCGGCATCGAGTACGGCAGCGAGGAGGGCAACGAGGTCGCCCGCCAGCTGATGACCCACATCAACCACGGGTCGAAGTGGACGAGCCACGAACTCGCGAAAGAGCGCGGCTCGTTCGACGACTGGGACGAGTCGAAGTACGCCGACCCGACCGAGTACCGCGAGTGGTTCGAGCGCCAGACCGGCCTCGACGCCGACGAGTGGGCCGAGGGCTTCCCCGTCCGCAACCACAACACGACGACCATCGCGCCCACGGGCACCACGTCGATGGTCGGCAACACCACCGGCGGCTGTGAGCCCATCTACAACGTCGCCTACTACAAGAACGTCACCGACGACGTCCAGGGCGAGGAGATGCTCGTCGAGTTCGACGACTACTTCCTGCGCACGCTGGAGGCAAACGGTATCGACGTCGAGGCCGCGAAACGCGAGGCCCAGGAACAGATGGCCAGCAACGAGTTCGACGGCGTCGAGGGCCTGGAGACGGTACCGGACGCCATCGGCGAACTGTTCGTCATCACCTCGGACCTCTCGGCGAAAGAACACGCGGCCGTCCAGTGTGCCTGTCAGGTGGGCGTCGACTCCGCCATCTCGAAGACGGTCAACGCGCCCAACGACTCCACGCTCGAGGACGCCAAGGAGGTCTTCGAGTGGGTCTACGAGCACGGCGGGAAGGGCGTCACCTACTACCGCGACGGCACCCGCTCGAAGCAGGTGCTGACCACGCGCGCGGACAACGCCGAGTTCGCCGACGAGGACGAGGCCGCCGCGGCCATCGTCGAGCAGATCACCGAGGTGTTCGGCAGCGTGGAGACGTTCCTCGAAAACGAGGACGTCCGGGCCGCCGCCGGCGGCGACCTCGGGTCGCTGTTCGACGGCGTCGAGCCGGCCGACTACGCGGAGAAGCGCCCGCGGCCGGACACCCTCCACGGCGTGAGCCAGCGCATCGACACCGGCTACGGCAAGGTCTACATCACGATCAACGAGGACCCCGAGACGGGCGAGCCGTTCGAGCTGTTCGCGAACACGGGCAACAGCGGCGGCTTCACCGGCTCGTTCACCGAGGCGCTCGCGAAGACAATCTCCGTCGCGCTGCGCTCGGGCGTCGACCCCTACGAGATCGTCGACAAACTCGAGGGGATCCGCTCGCCGAAGGTGGCCTGGGACAAAGGCGAGCAGATCCAGTCGATCCCGGACGCGTTCGGGACGGCGCTCCGGCGCTACCTCGACGACGAGATCGACAAGCCCTACCCGCGCCAGCAGACCCTCGAGGAGTCCGCCGACGCCGAGGAGGCCGTCGGACACGAGGGTCACGAGACCGACGGCGGCGCGGCGACCGAGTCCGCCGGCGCCCGCGACGCGACCCAGGACCTCATCGACGCCGGCGAGTCGCCGGAGTGTCCCTCCTGTGGCTCGCTGTCGCTGTACTACTCCGAGGGCTGCAAGACCTGCGAGTCCTGTGGCTGGTCGGAGTGTTGA
- a CDS encoding HVO_2523 family zinc finger protein, with translation MSDDGGADDGPEGTGATGGTAVGGAPTCPFCEAPLYERHCKYVCPQHGVVVDCSDPFR, from the coding sequence ATGAGCGACGACGGCGGGGCGGACGACGGCCCCGAGGGAACCGGCGCGACCGGCGGGACCGCCGTCGGCGGGGCGCCGACCTGCCCGTTCTGCGAGGCCCCGCTGTACGAGCGTCACTGCAAGTACGTCTGCCCGCAACACGGCGTCGTCGTCGACTGCAGCGACCCGTTCCGCTGA
- a CDS encoding TVP38/TMEM64 family protein, whose amino-acid sequence MAPSLPSRRFVAAALVGVVLAANLVASPAATFATVESLADDPLRFGLLVAALYLLRPLFAWPTTPLAAVVGFGYGAILGVPVALAGVLATVTPVFVVAGRLAADPVAPDAASRDLPSGPVAGRLEAAGDVARRYYDAAGPIRGVTASRLAPIPSDVATVAAAASDVSIGQFLVGTAVGELPWTVAAVAVGASASTIATDGVGDLGTSLAAACAFAAALLLAGPAYRVARTRLSESG is encoded by the coding sequence ATGGCGCCGTCGCTTCCCTCCCGGCGGTTCGTCGCGGCGGCCCTCGTGGGCGTCGTCCTCGCGGCGAACCTCGTCGCCTCGCCGGCGGCGACGTTCGCGACGGTCGAGTCGCTGGCCGACGACCCGCTGCGGTTCGGCCTCCTCGTCGCCGCCCTCTACCTCCTCCGGCCGCTGTTCGCGTGGCCGACGACGCCGCTGGCGGCCGTCGTCGGCTTCGGCTACGGCGCGATCCTCGGCGTCCCGGTGGCGCTCGCGGGCGTGCTCGCGACCGTCACGCCGGTCTTCGTCGTCGCCGGACGACTGGCCGCCGATCCGGTCGCGCCGGACGCGGCGAGTCGCGACCTCCCGTCCGGACCGGTCGCGGGCCGCCTCGAAGCCGCCGGCGACGTCGCCCGCCGGTACTACGACGCCGCGGGGCCGATCCGGGGCGTGACGGCCTCGCGGCTGGCGCCGATCCCCTCGGACGTCGCGACGGTCGCGGCGGCCGCCAGCGACGTCTCTATCGGGCAGTTCCTCGTCGGGACCGCGGTTGGCGAACTACCGTGGACGGTCGCCGCCGTCGCCGTCGGCGCCTCCGCGTCGACGATCGCGACCGACGGCGTCGGCGACCTCGGGACCTCGCTGGCCGCGGCGTGTGCGTTCGCCGCCGCCCTGTTGCTCGCCGGTCCCGCCTACCGCGTCGCCCGCACCCGCCTCTCGGAGTCCGGCTGA
- a CDS encoding DUF5830 family protein has translation MAEDDRVERGLALLARLEHESLSLAEVVDRIETVTTDPTVTRTILDRAELRGIIEREDGIVRPKSRQYVRFGRDVITKEGEFSCRRCGSSLSTGYFIRVDAGEIGPFGSSCIRKVTGRE, from the coding sequence ATGGCCGAGGACGACCGCGTCGAGCGCGGGCTGGCGCTGCTCGCCCGCCTCGAACACGAGTCGTTGTCGCTCGCCGAAGTCGTCGACCGGATCGAGACGGTGACGACCGACCCGACGGTGACGCGGACGATCCTCGATCGGGCCGAACTCCGGGGCATCATCGAACGCGAGGACGGGATCGTCCGCCCGAAGAGCCGCCAGTACGTCCGGTTCGGGCGAGACGTGATCACGAAGGAAGGCGAGTTCTCCTGTCGGCGCTGCGGGTCGAGCCTCTCGACGGGCTACTTCATTCGGGTGGACGCCGGCGAGATCGGGCCGTTCGGCTCCTCGTGTATCAGGAAAGTGACCGGCAGGGAGTAG
- a CDS encoding DUF7115 domain-containing protein has protein sequence MTVPGIVQSTLDGEEIAARVTLGGDDELFVTPSRSIVYRAEGLLSDESVDEFSHDADRLILSEGRRKTRFTLEYSLDGEREFTVPSGRSDDVLHPVLAGVLNGNDITDPGETVVKTYRFSELTLIVTSDRLVKHIGGAVWDGDFEQYHFEDVTGLSFEDGSVATQIVLEVDGRPQRIKAPNDRADDVSERLKRALFDYHDVGSLEELNEHVGTGDGAPTRADPATAFGDGVDPLDADPPAPDDYEGDVEAEAAAATASDPDEADVEDPLSAAGIDDGSAEFEADHEDSGGAVLEDAADAVRHVEAEEPRDEFETGGFESDAGGTDPELLARIEDLEATIDRQTELLERQQETIERLIEELRRGR, from the coding sequence ATGACCGTTCCCGGTATCGTACAGTCTACTCTCGACGGCGAAGAGATCGCGGCGCGTGTCACCCTCGGCGGCGACGACGAACTCTTCGTCACCCCCTCGCGTTCGATCGTCTACCGCGCGGAAGGGCTGCTCAGCGACGAATCAGTCGACGAGTTTTCACACGACGCCGACCGCCTCATCCTCTCGGAGGGACGGCGCAAGACCCGGTTTACGCTCGAGTACTCCCTCGACGGCGAACGCGAGTTCACCGTCCCCTCGGGCCGGAGCGACGACGTCCTCCACCCCGTCCTCGCCGGCGTGTTGAACGGCAACGACATCACCGACCCCGGCGAGACGGTCGTCAAGACCTACCGCTTCAGCGAACTCACGCTGATCGTCACGAGCGACCGCCTGGTCAAGCACATCGGCGGCGCCGTCTGGGACGGGGACTTCGAGCAGTACCACTTCGAGGACGTCACCGGCCTCTCGTTCGAGGACGGTAGCGTCGCCACCCAGATCGTCCTCGAGGTCGACGGCCGCCCCCAGCGGATCAAGGCGCCCAACGACCGCGCCGACGACGTCTCCGAGCGCCTCAAGCGGGCGCTGTTCGACTACCACGACGTGGGCTCGCTCGAGGAACTCAACGAGCACGTCGGTACCGGCGACGGGGCGCCGACGCGCGCGGACCCCGCCACCGCCTTCGGCGACGGCGTCGACCCGCTCGACGCGGACCCGCCCGCCCCCGACGACTACGAGGGTGACGTCGAGGCCGAAGCCGCGGCCGCGACCGCGTCCGACCCGGACGAGGCCGACGTCGAGGACCCGCTCTCGGCGGCGGGGATCGACGACGGGTCCGCGGAGTTCGAGGCCGACCACGAGGACTCCGGCGGCGCGGTGCTCGAGGACGCGGCCGACGCGGTGCGACACGTGGAGGCCGAGGAGCCCCGCGACGAGTTCGAGACGGGCGGCTTCGAGTCCGACGCCGGCGGAACCGACCCCGAACTGCTCGCGCGCATCGAGGACCTCGAGGCGACGATCGACCGCCAGACGGAACTGCTCGAACGCCAGCAGGAGACGATCGAACGGCTCATCGAGGAGCTTCGGCGGGGTCGCTGA